Proteins co-encoded in one Garra rufa chromosome 21, GarRuf1.0, whole genome shotgun sequence genomic window:
- the LOC141295465 gene encoding malate dehydrogenase, cytoplasmic, producing MPEPIRVLVTGAAGQIAYSLLYSIAKGDVFGKDQPLTLLLLDITPMLPVLEGVVMELQDCALPLLREVIPTDKEDVAFKDLDAAILVGSMPRREGMERKDLLKANVAIFKSQGVALDKYAKKTVKVLVVGNPANTNCLIAAKSAPSIPKENFSCLTRLDHNRACSQVAIRCGISANSVKNMIIWGNHSSTQYPDVHHCKVNVQGKDVTAFDAVKDDAWLKGDFISTVQQRGAAVIKARKLSSAMSAAKAICDHMRDIWAGTPEGEFVSMGVYSTGNPYGVPEDLIYSFPVSIKDKTWKIAEGLPINDFSRGKMDATAAELVEERDTAVSFLGV from the exons CCTGAGCCTATTAGAGTCCTGGTGACCGGCGCTGCTGGCCAGATCGCATACTCTCTGCTATACAGCATTGCAAAGGGAGATGTCTTCGGTAAAGATCAG CCTCTCACTTTGCTTCTGTTGGACATCACTCCCATGTTGCCTGTGCTGGAGGGTGTCGTTATGGAGCTGCAGGACTGTGCCCTCCCACTTCTGAGag AGGTCATCCCCACCGATAAAGAGGACGTTGCATTCAAGGATTTGGATGCTGCCATCCTGGTGGGCTCCATGCCAAGGAGAGAGGGCATGGAGAGAAAGGACCTTCTGAAGGCCAACGTTGCTATCTTTAAGTCCCAGGGGGTGGCGCTTGACAAGTATGCAAAGAAAACAGTCAAG GTTCTAGTTGTTGGTAACCCAGCCAACACTAACTGTCTGATTGCGGCCAAATCCGCCCCATCCATCCCCAAAGAGAATTTCTCCTGTCTGACGCGCCTGGATCACAACAGGGCTTGCTCTCAG GTGGCAATACGTTGTGGCATTTCAGCAAACAGCGTGAAGAATATGATCATCTGGGGAAATCATTCATCTACGCAGTACCCTGATGTCCACCACTGCAAGGTGAATGTGCAGGGGAAGGACGTGACTGCATTTGATGCAGTGAAGGACGATGCCTGGCTGAAGGGAGATTTCATTTCT ACAGTGCAGCAGCGTGGTGCTGCAGTCATTAAAGCCAGGAAGCTCTCCAGTGCCATGTCAGCCGCCAAGGCCATCTGTGATCACATGAGAGACATCTGGGCAGGCACTCCCGAG GGTGAGTTTGTCTCTATGGGTGTCTATTCCACTGGAAACCCTTATGGAGTACCTGAGGACCTTATTTACTCATTCCCTGTTTCAATCAAG GATAAGACCTGGAAGATTGCTGAAGGCCTGCCCATCAATGACTTCTCAAGAGGGAAGATGGACGCAACAGCAGCTGAATTAGTAGAGGAAAGAGACACCGCTGTCTCTTTCCTGGGTGTGTGA